One genomic window of Daphnia pulex isolate KAP4 chromosome 10, ASM2113471v1 includes the following:
- the LOC124203604 gene encoding F-box and WD repeat domain-containing 11-B-like isoform X1, which translates to MDPSKTMEIGKDIISLLVKRHMNLIAESILSFLDDTSLKNCEAVSKTWYLTIRNGKLWKHLFNRISQRKPLLQTLLKRRELEAKHDMEKDEFLYKRLLNCQHSLSQNWTSGKYSLSSANVGEVSVSIVVMDAKRILFALRTSPSVPSSIMVWNRWTLESEQYLVGHQEWVTDLQICGELIFCSYYDGTILVWDLKTKEVVQQFQDQEVVDWVVIHAAHQLLITCTSIASGPSDRDTSITVRRIKSPAEMVIEATEEIPNYKVCKLVSDENYFAVFLSSSGGDWIKLQLRSAADFRCVREMNNLIQVEDSFDYHSGRLVTGSSEGVIKIWNPETGVCRQTWKSTGLIDQLRLSSQHIIARHSEDTKFFVWNLPTAADLMERQEPNDSVQIETCEEVGVMDPSFIFDELQIINVSVNELELGIPNTSAMSSTLVVRDFLKQ; encoded by the exons ATGGATCCTTCTAAAACT atgGAAATAGGCAAAGACATCATCAGCCTCCTTGTAAAGCGACATATGAATTTGATTGCTGAAAGCATTCTATCTTTTCTTGATGACACCAGTTTAAAAAACTGTGAAGCTGTATCGAAAACTTGGTATTTAACCATCAGAAATGGAAAACTGTGGAAACACCTTTTTAACAGGATATCACAGAGGAAGCCACTTCTTCAGACCCTACTGAAACGAAGAGAGCTTGAGGCTAAACATGACATGGAAAAAGACGAATTCCTATATAAAAGGTTATTGAACTGCCAACATTCTCTCAGCCAGAATTGGACCTCAGGAAAGTATTCATTATCTTCAGCAAATGTTGGTGAAGTCAGTGTTTCCATTGTCGTGATGGATGCCAAAAGAATCCTTTTTGCCCTGAGGACTTCCCCCTCAGTTCCTTCTTCTATCATGGTATGGAATCGTTGGACTTTGGAGTCAGAACAGTATCTGGTGGGACACCAGGAATGGGTAACAGATTTGCAGATCTGTGGAGAACTAATCTTTTGCTCTTATTACGACGGGACCATTCTTGTGTGGGACCTGAAAACGAAAGAAGTTGTCCAGCAGTTTCAAGACCAGGAAGTCGTTGACTGGGTCGTCATTCACGCCGCTCACCAACTTCTCATCACCTGCACCAGTATTGCCTCTGGTCCCAGTGACCGTGACACATCCATTACCGTCCGTCGAATCAAGAGCCCAGCTGAAATGGTCATCGAAGCCACCGAAGAAATCCCAAATTACAAAGTCTGCAAACTCGTCTCGGACGAAAATTACTTTGCCGTTTTTCTCTCGTCGTCTGGAGGCGATTGGATCAAACTGCAGTTGCGCTCAGCTGCTGATTTCCGCTGTGTCCGTGAGATGAATAACCTTATCCAAGTCGAGGATAGTTTCGACTATCACAGCGGCAGATTGGTGACCGGGTCGTCCGAAGGAGTCATCAAAATTTGGAACCCTGAGACTGGAGTGTGCCGACAGACTTGGAAATCCACCGGCTTGATCGATCAGCTTCGCCTCAGTTCCCAGCACATCATCGCTCGCCATTCTGAAGATACGAAATTTTTCGTATGGAATCTCCCCACAGCTGCCGACTTGATGGAAAGACAAGAGCCAAACGACTCCGTTCAAATCGAAACTTGTGAAGAAGTTGGAGTAATGGACCCGTCCTTTATTTTTGACGAGCTCCAAATCATCAACGTTTCAGTGAATGAACTGGAACTGGGCATTCCCAACACGTCTGCAATGTCGTCTACACTGGTTGTCAGAGActttttgaaacaataa
- the LOC124203604 gene encoding 4-hydroxy-2-oxoglutarate aldolase, mitochondrial-like isoform X2, with amino-acid sequence MLAVVRASPSIFRALSCSSVVRSFSSGSDGRKIQLGGIYPPLTTPFNVDETIAFDKLASNLTKYAQIPFAGYVVQGSNGEYPYLEKEEKLQIVKFVKDFIKESNKPLIAGSGCESTKATVKLTEAMADCGADAVMVVTPAYFKVSMNDAAMIAHYTTVADSSPVPVILYSVPANTGIDLSIDAIQVLAKHPNIIGLKDSGGDVTRIGSIVQKTRGQDFKVLSGSASFLLPSYLAGSVGGVCALANVLGDVLCHMHSLYESNIIDKELQRRLIDPNNMVTRRFGVAGMKAALDLFGYYGGPNRSPMLSASAEARQVIKKAFLDNEFVPQSR; translated from the exons ATGTTGGCCGTTGTACGAGCGTCCCCTTCCATTTTCCGGGCACTATCTTGTAGTAGTGTCGTGCGATCCTTTTCATCCGGAagcgatggaagaaaaattcaacttgGAGGCATCTATCCACCATTGACGACGCCATTCAACGTCGACGAGACAATCGCCTTTGATAAGTTGGCTTCCAATCTCACGAAATATGCTCAAATTCCCTTCGCTGGATACGTCGTCCAAGGATCCAATGGCGAATATCCCtacctggaaaaagaagaaaaattgcaaatcGTCAAGTTCGTCAAGGATTTCATCAAGGAAAGCAACAAGCCGTTGATTGCCGGCTCCGGCTGTGAAT CTACCAAGGCAACTGTCAAACTGACAGAGGCAATGGCTGACTGCGGAGCTGATGCTGTGATGGTGGTGACACCAGCCTACTTCAAAGTCTCGATGAAT GATGCTGCCATGATTGCCCATTACACGACTGTTGCCGACTCTAGTCCCGTACCAGTCATCTTGTACAG TGTTCCAGCTAATACGGGCATCGATTTGAGCATCGACGCTATTCAGGTTCTCGCTAAACACCCAAATATTATTGGACTTAAAGATAGCGGTGGAGATGTGACTAGGATCGGAAGTATCGTCCAAAAGACTCGGGGGCAAGATTTCAAGGTCCTCTCCGGATCTGCTTCGTTCCTCCTTCCCAGTTACCTTGCCGGATCGGTCGGTGGGGTCTGCGCTTTAGCCAATGTGTTGGGAGACGTTCTTTGCCACATGCATTCTCTTTATGAAAGCAACATCATCGATAAAGAGCTGCAACGAAGGTTGATTGACCCCAATAATATG GTGACACGGCGTTTCGGAGTGGCCGGAATGAAAGCAGCGCTGGATCTGTTTGGGTATTATGGAGGACCTAATCGATCACCTATGCTCAGTGCCAGTGCAGAGGCTCGGCAAGTGATTAAGAAAGCATTTCTTGATAATGAATTTGTTCCACAATCCCGGTAA